In the Clostridium sporogenes genome, one interval contains:
- the tyrS gene encoding tyrosine--tRNA ligase, whose amino-acid sequence MSNVYDILKERGYIKQLTHEEEIRELLGKEKISFYIGFDPTADSLHVGHFLQMMVMAHMQKEGHRPIALVGGGTGMIGDPTGKTDMRKMMTKEQIEHNCNCFKKQLAKIIDFSEDKAIMVNNADWLLNLNYIEFLREIGVHFSVNKMLTAECFKSRLEKGLSFLEFNYMLMQGYDFLELNRKYNCVMELGGDDQWSNILAGVDLIRRKESKSAYGMTFTLLTNSEGKKMGKTESGALWLDPDKTSPYEFYQYWRNVADADVEKCLRLITFLPMDEVRRLSALEGAQINEAKKVLAFEVTKLIHGEEEAQKAKVAAEALFDGSAKDLGNMPTVNISKEDLNSQLVDILVECKIFPSKSEARRLIKQGGLYLNDEKVTDMNLVLTEEHITKDGIMIRRGKKNFNRIVIE is encoded by the coding sequence TTGAGTAATGTATATGACATATTAAAGGAACGTGGTTATATAAAACAATTAACACATGAAGAAGAAATAAGAGAACTTTTAGGTAAAGAAAAGATTTCTTTTTACATAGGGTTTGATCCTACAGCAGATAGTTTACATGTAGGTCACTTTCTTCAAATGATGGTTATGGCTCATATGCAAAAGGAAGGACATAGACCTATAGCTCTAGTAGGTGGAGGAACAGGAATGATAGGAGATCCTACTGGAAAAACAGATATGAGAAAGATGATGACAAAGGAACAAATAGAACACAATTGTAATTGTTTTAAAAAGCAATTAGCGAAAATAATAGATTTTTCAGAAGATAAAGCTATTATGGTTAATAATGCTGATTGGCTTTTAAATTTAAATTATATAGAGTTTTTAAGAGAAATAGGTGTTCATTTTTCAGTAAATAAAATGTTAACAGCAGAATGTTTTAAAAGTAGATTAGAAAAAGGACTATCTTTTTTAGAATTTAATTATATGCTAATGCAAGGTTATGATTTCTTAGAATTAAACAGAAAATATAATTGCGTTATGGAATTAGGTGGAGATGATCAATGGTCTAATATATTAGCTGGTGTAGACTTAATAAGAAGAAAAGAAAGCAAATCAGCTTATGGTATGACATTTACCCTTTTAACTAATAGTGAAGGAAAGAAAATGGGTAAAACAGAAAGTGGTGCTTTATGGTTAGATCCAGATAAAACATCACCATATGAGTTCTATCAATATTGGAGAAATGTAGCAGATGCAGATGTAGAAAAATGCTTACGTTTAATAACTTTCTTACCAATGGATGAAGTTAGAAGACTTTCAGCGTTAGAAGGTGCACAAATAAATGAAGCTAAAAAAGTATTAGCTTTTGAAGTTACTAAGCTAATACATGGAGAAGAAGAAGCACAAAAAGCCAAAGTAGCTGCGGAAGCTTTATTTGATGGAAGTGCTAAAGATTTAGGAAATATGCCTACAGTTAATATAAGCAAAGAGGATTTAAATAGTCAATTAGTGGATATATTAGTTGAATGTAAGATATTCCCGTCTAAGAGTGAAGCTAGAAGATTAATAAAACAAGGTGGTCTTTATCTAAATGATGAGAAGGTTACAGATATGAATTTAGTATTAACAGAGGAACATATAACTAAAGATGGAATAATGATTAGAAGAGGCAAAAAGAATTTTAACAGAATAGTTATAGAGTAG
- a CDS encoding HD domain-containing protein, with protein sequence MYISMDKVLRSISIALDLAEMSSIGNNSIIEDVTNIDYSKHLFLNHSQRTCYISLCLAKSLNIKGTHLEELYVSSLLHDIGATNFLSKSHSSNEFILGHCLTGSEITKSFPIFNNISNFILYHHENWDGSGALKIKKDHIPLQSQIIRLADLTDLLYNDNTPSYSQKTHITDWIKGNKNKIFCAEVVEAFLKASSTDMFWLDLENTSYLKYILDKVSPIYDYELDLYRFMDIAYIFSEIIDNKSAFTAEHSRSIAELCYKVGKTIGYNETKCIKLKIAGLLHDIGKLAIPKEILDKNGPLDKNEFSIIKSHPYYTNIILNRFGEVGDIGFWACNHHEKLNGKGYPRGLTEKSLCEEDRIIAVCDIYQALIEDRPYREGLDFKKAFSILDKMVLEGLLCGKAVYYLKKAITPNN encoded by the coding sequence ATGTATATAAGCATGGATAAAGTTTTAAGATCTATATCTATAGCCTTAGACTTAGCTGAAATGAGTTCTATAGGAAACAATAGTATAATAGAAGATGTTACTAACATCGATTACTCAAAACATCTATTTCTAAATCACTCTCAAAGGACATGCTATATATCTTTATGTCTAGCTAAATCTTTAAATATAAAAGGTACTCATCTAGAAGAATTATATGTTTCTTCCCTGCTCCATGATATAGGTGCTACAAATTTTCTTTCTAAAAGTCATTCTAGTAATGAATTTATTTTAGGACATTGTCTTACTGGTTCAGAGATAACTAAATCCTTTCCTATTTTTAATAATATATCTAATTTTATACTCTATCATCATGAAAATTGGGATGGAAGCGGTGCTTTAAAAATAAAAAAAGATCATATTCCGTTACAAAGTCAAATAATACGATTAGCAGATTTAACAGATCTTTTATATAACGATAATACACCCTCCTACTCACAAAAAACACATATAACGGATTGGATTAAAGGAAATAAAAATAAAATCTTTTGTGCTGAGGTTGTAGAAGCTTTTTTAAAAGCATCTTCTACAGATATGTTTTGGTTAGATTTAGAGAATACTAGTTATTTAAAATATATTTTAGATAAGGTTAGTCCTATATATGATTATGAATTAGATTTATATAGATTTATGGATATAGCTTATATATTTTCAGAAATAATAGATAATAAAAGTGCCTTTACTGCTGAGCATTCCAGAAGCATTGCAGAACTTTGCTATAAAGTAGGTAAAACTATAGGATATAATGAAACTAAATGCATAAAACTAAAGATAGCTGGACTTCTACACGATATAGGCAAATTAGCTATACCAAAAGAAATTTTAGATAAAAACGGTCCTTTAGATAAAAATGAATTTTCCATTATAAAATCTCATCCTTACTATACTAATATAATACTAAATAGATTCGGTGAAGTTGGTGATATAGGCTTTTGGGCATGTAACCATCATGAAAAGTTAAACGGTAAGGGTTACCCTAGAGGATTAACTGAAAAAAGTTTATGTGAAGAAGATAGAATTATAGCAGTTTGTGATATATATCAAGCTCTAATAGAAGATAGACCTTATAGAGAAGGATTGGATTTTAAAAAAGCTTTTTCTATATTAGATAAAATGGTCTTAGAAGGATTGCTATGTGGCAAAGCTGTATATTATTTAAAAAAGGCTATAACACCAAATAACTAA
- the rimI gene encoding ribosomal protein S18-alanine N-acetyltransferase: MNKKDIIVLPFSLEHIDGVMEIDNLSFSVPWNRNSYETELKNKFAKYIVVLDKKTNKVLGFAGMWLIIDECHITNIAVHPNYRKLGVGNILMNEIIAICKEQNISGITLEVRESNTPAKNLYYKYGFKDSGIRKGYYADNNENALLMWKTDL; encoded by the coding sequence ATGAATAAAAAAGATATAATTGTATTACCCTTTTCTTTAGAACATATAGATGGTGTAATGGAAATAGATAACTTAAGTTTTTCTGTACCTTGGAATAGAAATTCTTATGAAACAGAACTAAAAAATAAATTTGCAAAATACATAGTGGTTTTAGATAAAAAAACTAATAAAGTTTTAGGATTTGCAGGAATGTGGCTTATAATAGATGAATGCCATATAACAAATATAGCAGTACATCCTAATTATAGAAAATTAGGTGTAGGAAATATTTTAATGAATGAAATAATAGCTATCTGTAAAGAGCAAAATATATCTGGTATAACATTAGAAGTTAGAGAATCTAATACTCCAGCTAAAAATCTTTATTACAAATATGGATTTAAAGATAGTGGTATACGAAAAGGTTATTATGCTGATAACAATGAAAATGCATTATTGATGTGGAAAACAGATCTATAA
- the tsaB gene encoding tRNA (adenosine(37)-N6)-threonylcarbamoyltransferase complex dimerization subunit type 1 TsaB translates to MKILSIDSATECASCSVLDENKLYGEINFNYKKQHSTILISMIDTLLKSINCDISEIDAFVISKGPGSFTGLRIGAATVKGLSQGTNKPFISVSSLDSLAFNLSFTEGIICPILDALRGNVYTSLYKFENNKLQRLMDYDVISIENLLDILKSKDEPITFIGDGIFKFKDTILSNISNATFAPTNLNLARSSSLGELGLHLLKEGHKDDIYTFAPLYIRKSQAEREYEKKLGMKNHE, encoded by the coding sequence ATGAAAATACTAAGTATAGATTCTGCTACAGAATGCGCTAGCTGTTCTGTATTAGACGAAAATAAATTATATGGGGAAATAAATTTTAACTATAAAAAACAACACTCTACTATATTAATAAGTATGATAGATACTTTACTTAAAAGCATAAATTGTGATATATCCGAGATAGATGCCTTTGTTATATCTAAAGGACCTGGTTCTTTTACAGGATTAAGAATAGGAGCTGCAACTGTAAAAGGTTTAAGCCAAGGTACAAATAAACCTTTTATTTCAGTATCTTCTCTAGATAGTTTAGCTTTTAATTTATCTTTCACAGAAGGTATTATTTGCCCAATACTAGATGCTTTAAGAGGAAATGTTTATACATCTTTGTACAAATTTGAAAATAACAAATTACAAAGATTAATGGATTACGATGTAATATCTATAGAAAATTTACTAGATATACTAAAATCTAAAGATGAACCTATAACCTTTATTGGTGATGGAATTTTTAAATTTAAAGATACTATTTTATCTAATATTAGCAATGCAACATTTGCTCCTACTAATTTGAATTTAGCTCGTTCCTCCTCTTTAGGTGAACTTGGATTGCATCTATTAAAGGAAGGACATAAAGATGATATATATACTTTTGCTCCTTTGTATATAAGAAAATCTCAAGCTGAAAGAGAATATGAAAAGAAACTAGGGATGAAAAATCATGAATAA
- a CDS encoding peptide chain release factor 3, with protein sequence MADLREKIETRRTFAIISHPDAGKTTLTEKLLLYGGAIRLAGSVKARKASRHATSDWMEIEKQRGISVTSSVMQFNYEGYCINILDTPGHQDFSEDTYRTLMAADSAVMVIDAAKGVEEQTKKLFHVCSLRGIPIFTFVNKMDRESKDPFELMEDIENVLGIKSYPINWPIGSGKGFKGVYDRKKKTIQAFNGGNHGQTAVESLSGDIDDDVFKDLIGEDLHEKLKEDIELLDIAGDEFDLEKVRVGELTPVFFGSALTNFGVEPFLEEFLNLTPPPLSRESDIGEIDAFSDKFSAFVFKIQANMNPAHRDRIAFMRICSGKFKKGMEVYHYQGGNKVKLAQPQQFLAQDREIVDEAYAGDIIGVFDPGIFRIGDTLSIPQEKFRFEGIPTFAPEYFARVRTIDTMKRKQFIKGITQISQEGAIQVFKELHIGIEEIVVGVVGVLQFEVLEYRMKNEYNVDIKLERVPYKYVRWIEETEKEAEKLSITSDTKIVKDLKDRDLLLFQSDWAISWALEHNEGLVLSDIGKN encoded by the coding sequence ATGGCTGATTTAAGAGAAAAAATAGAAACAAGAAGAACTTTTGCTATAATATCACATCCAGATGCGGGTAAAACTACTTTGACAGAAAAGCTATTATTATATGGAGGAGCTATAAGGCTCGCAGGTTCTGTAAAAGCTAGAAAGGCATCAAGACATGCCACTTCAGACTGGATGGAAATAGAAAAACAAAGAGGAATATCAGTAACTTCATCAGTAATGCAATTTAATTATGAGGGATATTGTATAAACATATTAGATACTCCAGGACATCAGGACTTTAGTGAAGATACATATAGAACTTTAATGGCAGCAGATAGTGCGGTAATGGTTATAGATGCTGCCAAAGGTGTAGAAGAACAAACAAAGAAATTATTTCATGTATGCAGTTTAAGAGGAATTCCTATATTTACTTTTGTAAATAAAATGGATAGAGAAAGCAAAGATCCTTTTGAGCTTATGGAAGATATAGAAAATGTACTAGGTATAAAATCTTACCCAATAAACTGGCCTATAGGATCAGGAAAAGGCTTTAAAGGAGTTTATGATAGAAAGAAAAAGACAATTCAAGCTTTTAATGGTGGAAACCATGGTCAAACGGCAGTAGAATCTTTATCTGGAGACATAGATGATGACGTATTTAAAGATTTAATAGGTGAGGATTTACATGAAAAGTTAAAAGAAGATATAGAACTTTTAGATATCGCAGGAGATGAGTTTGATTTAGAAAAGGTAAGAGTTGGAGAACTTACACCAGTATTTTTTGGAAGTGCTTTAACTAACTTTGGGGTGGAACCATTTTTAGAAGAGTTCTTAAATTTAACACCACCACCATTATCAAGAGAATCAGATATTGGCGAAATAGATGCGTTTAGTGACAAATTTTCTGCTTTTGTGTTTAAAATTCAAGCTAATATGAATCCAGCTCATAGAGATAGAATAGCATTTATGAGAATATGTTCTGGTAAGTTTAAAAAGGGAATGGAGGTTTATCATTATCAAGGCGGAAATAAAGTTAAACTTGCTCAACCACAACAATTTTTAGCCCAAGATAGAGAAATAGTTGATGAGGCTTATGCAGGAGATATAATTGGAGTATTTGATCCAGGGATATTTAGAATAGGAGATACTTTATCTATTCCTCAAGAAAAATTTAGATTTGAAGGTATACCTACTTTTGCTCCAGAGTATTTTGCTAGAGTTAGAACTATAGATACTATGAAAAGAAAACAATTTATAAAAGGTATAACTCAAATATCTCAAGAAGGAGCAATACAAGTATTTAAAGAACTTCATATAGGAATAGAAGAAATAGTAGTTGGGGTAGTGGGAGTTCTTCAGTTTGAAGTTTTAGAATATAGAATGAAAAATGAATATAATGTAGATATAAAATTAGAAAGAGTACCTTATAAATATGTAAGATGGATTGAGGAAACAGAAAAAGAAGCAGAAAAATTAAGTATAACTAGTGATACAAAGATAGTAAAAGATTTAAAAGATAGAGATTTATTATTATTCCAAAGTGATTGGGCTATAAGCTGGGCTTTGGAGCATAATGAGGGACTAGTGCTTTCAGATATAGGTAAAAACTAA
- a CDS encoding polymer-forming cytoskeletal protein has translation MKKIYSYGICILLFLLIIPVNNVKANSKYIITEGVIKFNKNIYIQPEEVEKSDVISIGADIYVSGTVNGNAISIGGNIYISGEVKGNATAIGGRVIKGQKGIVKGTIKEKFKKAKIPFINSNKNMENIKFHYNKVVSAILLFILCTIICKLMPYNEMRMTAAIDNELGKSLIYGYGFIIFIFMSLIILLFSIIGIVFIPIVAIAVLVIFLMGFTAICLYIGKKFLKSKMSPMVSIVVGVVSYELIKSVVFLNIGHVVNVLFIFPLSMGIPIISKFGSFRPWRRINTTDDWNDFWKH, from the coding sequence TTGAAAAAAATATACTCCTATGGAATTTGTATTTTATTATTTCTATTGATTATTCCTGTTAATAATGTTAAAGCAAATAGTAAATATATAATTACAGAAGGAGTAATTAAGTTTAATAAAAATATATATATCCAGCCAGAAGAAGTAGAAAAATCTGATGTTATAAGTATAGGCGCAGATATATATGTAAGTGGAACTGTAAATGGAAATGCAATTTCTATAGGTGGAAATATATATATAAGTGGTGAAGTTAAAGGTAATGCTACAGCTATAGGTGGAAGAGTTATAAAAGGTCAAAAAGGCATCGTAAAAGGAACTATAAAAGAAAAGTTTAAAAAGGCAAAAATACCTTTTATAAATAGTAATAAAAATATGGAAAATATTAAATTCCATTATAATAAGGTAGTATCAGCTATATTGTTATTTATATTGTGTACTATAATATGTAAGTTAATGCCATATAATGAAATGAGGATGACAGCGGCTATAGATAATGAATTGGGGAAAAGCTTAATTTATGGATATGGTTTCATAATATTTATTTTTATGTCATTAATTATTTTATTATTTAGCATAATAGGTATTGTATTTATTCCAATAGTAGCAATAGCGGTCTTAGTTATTTTTCTTATGGGATTTACAGCTATATGCTTATATATAGGAAAAAAATTCTTAAAATCAAAGATGTCGCCTATGGTTTCTATAGTAGTTGGAGTAGTTTCTTATGAATTAATAAAAAGTGTAGTTTTTTTAAATATAGGTCATGTTGTTAATGTATTATTTATATTCCCATTAAGTATGGGAATACCTATAATAAGTAAATTTGGTAGTTTTAGGCCTTGGAGAAGGATAAATACTACGGATGACTGGAATGATTTTTGGAAACATTAG
- a CDS encoding ECF transporter S component has product MEHKKIMYNTNILDIVQVSIMAAIICVVTFTIKVPTYAGYTHLGDSMVLLSVVLLGRKKGVLSSAIGMGMADIISGYLIWAPFTIIIKGLMAFIAGTIIYKNKDKQENLSIKLLGFIIAGIWMVAAYYLAGTIITRFIMVESATLSQALLIALKDIPSNIAQAVVGIVIALPLGKALKKSNLMKSIK; this is encoded by the coding sequence ATGGAACACAAAAAGATTATGTATAATACTAATATATTAGATATAGTACAAGTATCCATTATGGCAGCAATAATATGTGTTGTTACTTTTACCATAAAAGTTCCAACCTATGCTGGATATACTCATTTGGGTGATAGTATGGTACTTTTATCAGTAGTACTTTTAGGAAGAAAAAAAGGAGTTTTATCATCAGCTATAGGAATGGGAATGGCAGATATAATAAGTGGATATTTAATTTGGGCACCTTTCACCATAATAATAAAGGGGTTAATGGCATTTATAGCTGGAACGATAATATATAAAAATAAAGATAAACAAGAAAATTTATCTATAAAATTATTAGGATTTATAATAGCAGGAATTTGGATGGTAGCTGCATATTATTTAGCAGGGACTATAATAACTAGATTTATAATGGTTGAAAGTGCAACTTTAAGTCAAGCGCTATTAATAGCTTTAAAAGACATACCATCTAATATAGCACAAGCTGTAGTTGGCATTGTAATAGCATTACCACTAGGAAAAGCATTAAAAAAATCAAATTTAATGAAAAGTATAAAATAA
- a CDS encoding phosphatase PAP2 family protein — MANNKKRSLFINKCKLSSILIFLDKYYSIIIGIIVLFLFIRSMNIPKLSQDYKFYLLLLAIATLTAYKEIRKDVKILPFLILAVPFLFFIMYINKHGYAFWGKMLSWQINRDIVVDLNPSFKNIPFNDAGFARIFQTETLTWFFRLVYNNGFVVPALIPMYRAALSKDFRKMMRYALSAHVLQVFLITPFYLMFHLQEVWYVNGHPDGLARNLSPEAAAGVTLNCFPSMHTSIAFAMFLVVLHEKDKIFKYIWSFFCLSVVYSTMYLEIHWIIDVFGGMILAFVTVKLVDFILDKGKNLLTNILNKFYYKKPKETICLDNVLIGNSTSLY, encoded by the coding sequence TTGGCTAACAATAAAAAAAGATCTTTATTTATAAATAAATGCAAATTAAGTTCTATTTTAATTTTTTTGGACAAGTATTATTCAATAATTATAGGTATTATAGTTTTATTTTTATTTATAAGATCTATGAATATACCTAAATTATCTCAAGATTATAAGTTTTATTTACTTTTACTAGCCATTGCTACTCTTACAGCCTATAAGGAAATTAGAAAAGATGTAAAAATATTACCTTTTTTAATACTGGCAGTCCCTTTTTTATTCTTTATAATGTATATAAATAAACATGGGTATGCATTTTGGGGAAAAATGTTAAGTTGGCAAATAAATAGAGATATCGTGGTGGATCTTAATCCATCATTTAAAAATATACCTTTTAATGATGCAGGTTTTGCACGAATTTTCCAAACGGAAACTCTTACTTGGTTTTTCAGACTGGTTTACAATAATGGTTTTGTTGTACCTGCTTTAATTCCTATGTATAGAGCAGCTTTGTCTAAAGATTTCAGAAAAATGATGCGATATGCTTTATCTGCCCATGTACTTCAAGTTTTCTTAATAACCCCATTTTATCTAATGTTCCATCTACAAGAAGTTTGGTATGTAAATGGACATCCTGATGGTTTAGCTAGAAACTTAAGTCCTGAAGCTGCTGCTGGAGTTACTTTGAATTGTTTTCCTTCAATGCATACATCTATAGCTTTTGCTATGTTTTTAGTTGTATTACATGAAAAAGATAAAATATTTAAATATATATGGTCATTCTTTTGTTTGTCTGTAGTATACTCTACAATGTATTTAGAAATTCATTGGATTATAGATGTATTTGGAGGAATGATATTAGCTTTTGTAACTGTAAAACTAGTAGATTTTATATTAGATAAAGGGAAAAACTTATTAACGAATATACTAAATAAGTTTTATTATAAAAAACCAAAGGAAACCATATGCTTAGATAATGTATTAATAGGGAACTCTACTTCACTATATTAA
- a CDS encoding metal ABC transporter substrate-binding protein, with protein MKKNIIFIIGFIICIGFVGCSKPNVSVNEEEEIKKEVYLDIATTDKNLYNIIKEIVKDKHYVEYIFKNREDLINYKIKEDTLENISSKDLFFYVGASFEPWIDEFLSKLDKSKVGVVNVSRGSKLIPYEKEVKFENKILKDNPYYFLNLNNYKIVLSNTKNAIQDKDPSNRDFYEKNFSDILKRIKDYEEEFAKISDKTGEFIFIVDEDKLDYFIKYLNLNIVKIKRDDKDKITNEKEIEEICKKYKEKCVFLSSSSDILKNNEKLLDKYKIKTLLLKVYDNDILYEDMVKYNISLLKSAFK; from the coding sequence ATGAAAAAAAATATTATTTTTATAATTGGATTTATAATATGTATAGGTTTCGTTGGTTGTTCAAAACCTAATGTTAGTGTTAATGAAGAAGAGGAGATAAAAAAAGAAGTTTATTTAGATATAGCTACTACAGATAAAAATTTATATAACATAATAAAAGAAATAGTAAAAGATAAGCATTATGTAGAGTATATATTTAAAAATAGAGAGGATTTAATAAATTATAAAATAAAAGAAGATACATTAGAAAATATAAGTAGTAAGGACTTATTTTTTTATGTAGGGGCTAGCTTTGAGCCTTGGATTGATGAGTTTTTATCAAAGTTGGATAAAAGCAAAGTAGGTGTGGTTAATGTATCTAGAGGTTCCAAATTGATACCTTATGAGAAAGAAGTGAAATTTGAAAATAAAATATTAAAAGATAATCCTTATTATTTTTTAAATTTAAATAATTATAAAATAGTTTTATCTAATACAAAAAACGCTATACAAGATAAAGATCCTAGTAATAGAGATTTTTATGAAAAAAACTTTTCTGATATTTTAAAACGAATCAAAGATTATGAAGAAGAATTTGCCAAAATATCAGATAAAACTGGAGAATTTATATTTATAGTTGATGAAGATAAATTAGATTATTTTATAAAGTATTTAAATTTAAATATAGTAAAAATAAAAAGAGATGATAAAGATAAAATAACTAATGAAAAAGAAATAGAAGAGATATGTAAAAAGTATAAAGAAAAATGTGTATTTTTATCTAGTAGTAGTGATATATTAAAAAACAACGAAAAATTATTAGATAAATATAAAATAAAAACTTTATTGTTAAAAGTTTATGACAATGATATTTTATACGAAGACATGGTAAAGTATAATATTTCATTACTAAAAAGTGCTTTTAAATAA
- a CDS encoding putative DNA binding domain-containing protein, whose amino-acid sequence MDEKKLASLIKRNEGLKLDFKQMIDINTESGKKELAKDVSAIANSKGGRGYIIIGIEDKTKNIVGIENIDFTEEQIQQIISSRIEPPVPISLEMLKYHGKNLAIINIYDSDQKPYQIRENGVFYIRRGSTTDTMRKEEIISSLQDNLSLNIELCSIVKSDEKDIDISLVDKYFKSVGVLINDDNRISMMEKASIINYDKERGKFAGSLGGLLIFCKENNIFLSHNRIKIINNINKKYDKVNIIQGDLLDIIDKSRDILMNILPKSYSIDAICEAINNAVLYRDYSIFYEEIEVLIDYKTISIISPGCLLRDNNMSSFNTLKRNMWIYEKLISLDDKNRFIKSGNGFRRMKKAFRGRGKVIFINSFKENCFKVMFPGINKLYKKNR is encoded by the coding sequence ATGGATGAAAAAAAATTGGCTAGTTTAATTAAAAGAAATGAAGGATTAAAATTAGACTTTAAACAGATGATAGATATTAATACAGAGAGTGGTAAAAAGGAATTGGCAAAGGATGTTTCTGCTATTGCTAATTCTAAAGGTGGAAGAGGATATATTATTATAGGTATAGAGGATAAAACTAAAAATATAGTTGGTATAGAAAATATAGATTTTACAGAGGAACAAATTCAACAGATTATAAGTTCAAGAATAGAACCACCTGTACCAATATCTTTGGAAATGCTTAAATACCATGGAAAAAATTTAGCTATTATTAATATATATGATAGTGACCAAAAACCTTATCAGATAAGAGAAAATGGAGTTTTCTATATAAGAAGAGGATCTACTACAGATACTATGAGAAAAGAGGAAATTATATCTTCACTTCAGGATAATTTAAGTTTAAATATTGAATTATGTTCTATAGTTAAAAGCGATGAAAAAGATATTGATATATCTTTAGTAGATAAGTATTTTAAATCTGTAGGAGTATTAATTAATGATGATAATAGAATAAGCATGATGGAAAAGGCATCTATAATAAATTATGATAAAGAAAGAGGAAAGTTTGCAGGTTCTTTAGGGGGATTGCTTATATTCTGCAAAGAAAATAACATATTTTTATCTCATAATAGAATAAAAATAATTAATAATATAAATAAAAAATATGATAAAGTTAATATAATTCAAGGAGATTTATTGGATATTATCGACAAATCTAGAGATATATTGATGAATATTTTGCCAAAGTCGTATTCAATAGATGCTATATGTGAGGCCATAAATAATGCGGTGCTATATAGGGATTATTCTATATTTTATGAAGAAATAGAAGTTTTAATAGATTATAAAACTATTAGTATAATAAGCCCTGGTTGCCTTTTAAGGGATAATAATATGAGTTCTTTTAATACACTAAAAAGAAATATGTGGATATATGAAAAGTTAATATCTTTAGATGATAAAAATAGATTCATTAAATCTGGTAATGGGTTTAGAAGAATGAAAAAAGCATTTAGGGGGAGGGGAAAAGTTATTTTTATAAATTCTTTTAAAGAAAATTGTTTTAAAGTTATGTTTCCTGGAATAAATAAATTATATAAGAAAAATAGATAA
- the tsaE gene encoding tRNA (adenosine(37)-N6)-threonylcarbamoyltransferase complex ATPase subunit type 1 TsaE — protein sequence MEFIVDSINKTIDIGNFIGRYCNAGDVLCLNGDLGAGKTHLSKGIGKGLNINDNITSPTFNIVNEYNGRLKLYHFDVYRVNDPDEIEAIGFDEYIFGEGVSIIEWSDYIEDLIPHDHMDIRINKMPEMGENYRKITINYYGNRYDYIKELKI from the coding sequence ATGGAGTTTATAGTTGATTCTATAAATAAAACTATAGATATAGGTAATTTTATAGGACGATATTGTAATGCGGGAGATGTCTTATGTCTAAATGGAGACCTAGGCGCTGGTAAAACTCATTTGTCTAAGGGAATCGGTAAAGGGTTAAATATTAATGATAATATAACTAGCCCAACTTTTAATATAGTAAATGAATATAATGGGAGATTAAAACTATATCATTTTGATGTATATAGGGTAAATGATCCTGATGAAATAGAAGCTATTGGATTTGATGAGTACATATTTGGCGAAGGTGTAAGCATTATTGAGTGGTCTGATTATATAGAAGACCTTATTCCCCATGATCATATGGACATAAGAATAAATAAAATGCCTGAAATGGGAGAAAACTATAGAAAAATAACAATAAATTACTATGGCAATAGATATGATTATATAAAGGAGCTAAAAATATGA